From Carya illinoinensis cultivar Pawnee chromosome 5, C.illinoinensisPawnee_v1, whole genome shotgun sequence, one genomic window encodes:
- the LOC122310923 gene encoding kinesin-like protein KIN-7D, mitochondrial isoform X2: MHLEFVDFDFGFWGWLIVADRVFGPHTASQEVYEVAAKPVVKAAMEGVNGTVFAYGVTSSGKTHTMHGDHNSPGVIPLAIKDVFSIIQDTPGREFLLRVSYLEIYNEVINDLLDPTGQNLRVREDAQGTYVEGIKEEVVLSPGHALSFIAAGEEHRHVGSNNFNLLSSRSHTIFTLMIESSDHGDEYDGVIFSQLNLIDLAGSESSKTETTGLRRKEGSYINKSLLTLGTVIGKLSEGKASHVPYRDSKLTRLLQSSLSGHGHVSLICTVTPASSNMEETHNTLKFASRAKRVEIFASRNKIIDEKSLIKKYQREISILKQELDQLKRGMLVGINHEEIMTLKQKLEEGQVKMQSRLEEEEEAKAALMSRIQRLTKLILVSSKNTIPGYLGDIPSHQRSYSVGEDDKFDVLREGPLLLDGENQKDSMSSASAAPADDSFDFKHRRSSSKWSEELSPSGSAITESTQAGEIISGSKLVTGGMTMSDQMDLLVEQVKMLAGEIAFGTSTLKRLVEQSANDPDSSKTQIQNLEREIQEKRRQMRVLEQRIIESGEASIVNSSLVEMQQTVMRLMTQCNEKGFELEIKSADNRILQEQLQNKSLENKELQEKVNILEQRWVSFTSGKSSMSSEQCVSDVYIDELRKKIQSQESENEKLKLEHVQLSEDNSGLRVQNQKLAEEASYAKELASAAAVELKNLAGEVTKLSLQNAKLEKELLAARELAHSRSAAMQTVNGVNRKFNDGIRTGRKGRLAGRANEISGVVCDDFESWNLDHDDLKMELQARKQREAVLEAALAEKEFIEDECRKKIGEAKKREEALENDLANMWVLVAKLKKEGGVIPELNANEKNGEGTEYVSDVKPNEIESNPVLDERGVLGVSNPADEIPMEEPLVVRLKARMQEIKEKELKYLGSGDANSHTCKVCFESPTAAILLPCRHFCLCKSCSLACSECPLCRTKISDRLFAFTS; this comes from the exons ATGCATTTG GAATTTGTGGATTTTGACTTTGGATTTTGGGGATGGTTAATTGTGGCAGATAGGGTTTTTGGACCGCATACGGCTTCACAAGAAGTATATGAAGTAGCGGCTAAGCCTGTTGTCAAGGCTGCAATGGAAGGTGTTAATG GAACTGTTTTTGCCTATGGCGTTACAAGTAGTGGGAAGACGCACACAATGCAT GGAGATCACAATTCTCCGGGTGTTATACCACTGGCAATAAAGGATGTTTTCAGCATTATCCAAGAT ACTCCAGGAAGAGAGTTCTTACTTCGTGTGTCATATCTTGAAATCTACAACGAG GTGATAAACGACTTGCTTGATCCAACCGGTCAGAATTTGCGCGTTAGAGAAGATGCACAG GGAACCTATGTTGAGGGTATAAAGGAAGAAGTTGTTTTATCTCCTGGGCATGCACTTTCTTTTATTGCTGCTGGGGAAG AGCACCGTCATGTTGGATCAAATAATTTCAATCTGTTGAGTAGCCGAAGCCACACCATATTTACACTG ATGATTGAAAGTAGTGACCATGGTGATGAATATGATGGAGTGATCTTTTCTCAACTC AATTTGATTGATCTAGCTGGATCTGAGAGCTCCAAAACTGAAACAACTGGACTACGGAGAAAGGAAGGATCTTACATAAACAAAAGCCTTCTAACTCTTGGAACG GTAATTGGAAAACTTAGTGAGGGGAAGGCATCTCATGTTCCTTACAGAGATTCTAAGCTTACTCGCCTTTTGCAATCTTCATTGAGTGGGCATGGGCATGTCTCG CTTATATGTACGGTTACTCCTGCATCAAGCAACATGGAGGAAACTCATAATACACTGAAGTTTGCAAGCAGGGCGAAGCGAGTGGAAATCTTTGCCTCACGTAATAAG ATTATCGATGAAAAATCTTTGATTAAGAAGTATCAAAGAGAAATTTCAATCCTCAAGCAAGAACTTGATCAGCTAAAAAGGGGGATGCTTGTCGGTATCAATCATGAGGAGATTATGACCTTAAAACAGAAG TTGGAAGAAGGTCAAGTGAAAATGCAATCGAGattggaggaagaagaggaagccAAGGCTGCTCTTATGAGTAGAATTCAAAGACTAACGAAGCTCATACTTGTCTCTTCAAAGAATACAATTCCTGGATATTTAGGAGATATTCCCAGTCATCAAAGGAGTTACTCTGTTGGTGAGGATGAT AAATTTGATGTGTTGCGAGAGGGTCCTTTGCTTTTAGATGGTGAGAATCAGAAAGATTCTATGTCATCTGCCTCAGCAGCTCCAGCAGAtgattcttttgattttaaacACAGAAGATCTTCCAGCAAGTGGAGTGAAGAACTGTCACCTTCTGGCAGTGCAATTACTGAATCAACTCAAGCTGGTGAAATTATCAGTGGTTCAAAATTGGTAACG GGAGGGATGACAATGTCAGATCAGATGGACCTTCTTGTTGAGCAAGTTAAAATGCTTGCTGGAGAAATTGCATTTGGCACCAGCACCCTTAAGCGCCTGGTAGAACAGTCTGCAAATGACCCTGATAGCTCAAAAACTCAG ATTCAAAACTTGGAACGTGAGATCCAAGAAAAGAGGAGGCAAATGAGGGTCTTAGAGCAGCGTATTATTGAGAGTGGTGAAGCTTCAATTGTTAATTCATCATTAGTTGAAATGCAGCAG ACTGTTATGAGATTGATGACCCAGTGTAATGAGAAAGGCTTTGAATTGGAG ATAAAATCAGCAGACAACCGTATCCTCCAGGAACAGCTGCAGAATAAG TCGTTGGAGAACAAGGAATTGCAAGAAAAAGTGAATATCCTTGAGCAGCGTTGGGTCTCATTCACTAGTGGTAAATCATCAATGTCTTCAGAACAGTGTGTATCTGATGTATATATTGATGAGCTGAGAAAGAAAATTCAGTCTCAG GAAAGTGAGAATGAGAAGCTTAAGCTGGAACATGTTCAGCTTTCAGAGGACAACAGTGGTTTACGTGTTCAGAACCAGAAATTGGCTGAGGAAGCTTCTTATGCCAAAGAATTGGCCTCTGCTGCTGCTGTAGAGCTGAAGAATTTGGCTGGTGAAGTGACAAAGCTCTCATTGCAGAATGCAAAACTTGAAAAAGAGTTGTTGGCTGCCCGAGAGTTGGCCCATTCTAGAAGTGCTGCTATGCAAACTGTGAATGGTGTCAACCGCAAGTTCAATGATGGAATAAGAACCGGAAGGAAAGGGAGGCTAGCTGGCCGTGCTAACGAAATTTCTGGAGTGGTCTGTGATGACTTTGAGTCATGGAATCTTGATCATGATGATCTAAAGATGGAACTGCAGGCAAGGAAACAAAGGGAGGCAGTGCTTGAGGCTGCCTTAGCTGAAAAGGAATTCATTGAAGATGAGTGTCGGAAAAAGATTGGAGAGGCAAAGAAAAGGGAGGAggctttagaaaatgatttggcAAACATGTGGGTGCTTGTTGCTAAGTTGAAGAAAGAGGGGGGAGTTATTCCTGAGTTGAACGCCAATGAGAAGAATGGTGAGGGAACGGAATATGTTAGTGATGTAAAACCAAATGAAATTGAAAGTAATCCTGTTCTTGATGAGAGAGGAGTATTGGGCGTTTCAAATCCAGCTGATGAAATTCCCATGGAAGAACCTCTAGTTGTTCGCCTAAAG GCGCGAATGCAAGAAATCAAGGAAAAGGAGCTCAAGTACCTGGGAAGTGGCGATGCCAATTCCCATACGTGTAAAGTATGTTTTGAATCACCAACTGCAGCAATTCTTCTCCCCTGTCGGCACTTTTGTT TGTGTAAATCTTGTTCGCTAGCCTGTTCCGAGTGTCCACTTTGTCGCACAAAAATTTCAGATAGGCTTTTTGCATTTACTTCTTGA
- the LOC122310924 gene encoding B-box zinc finger protein 20-like isoform X3: MKIQCDVCHKGEASVFCPADEAALCDGCDNSIHHANKLAGKHARFSLIHPSLKEVPICDICQERRAFLFCKEDRAILCRECDVPIHKANEHTQKHDRFLLAGVKLHASSSLYPTSTSSNGSEASIDTGIRSPQPSSRKRPDSFSNELFLSSPSGNAIPTTSKVEENQINDTVSISTSSISEYLMETLPGWRVEDLLDLAYPADGF, from the exons ATGAAGATTCAGTGCGACGTATGTCACAAAGGGGAGGCCTCTGTATTCTGCCCAGCGGATGAAGCCGCTCTTTGTGATGGCTGCGATAACAGCATCCACCACGCAAACAAACTTGCCGGTAAACACGCTCGCTTCTCTTTGATCCACCCATCCCTCAAGGAAGTCCCTATCTGCGATATTTGTCAG GAAAGGCGCGCCTTTCTTTTCTGCAAAGAAGATAGAGCAATTCTGTGCAGAGAATGTGACGTCCCAATTCACAAAGCCAATGAACATACCCAAAAACACGATAGGTTTCTTCTTGCAGGTGTAAAGCTCCACGCCTCTTCTTCTTTATAcccaacctcaacatcctctaATGGCTCTGAAGCAAGCATCGATACTGGGATCAGAAGCCCACAGCCTTCATCAAGAAAGAGACCAGACTCGTTTTCTAATGAATTGTTCCTCAGTTCTCCAAGTGGGAATGCAATTCCAACAACGAGCAAGGTTGAAGAAAATCAGATTAACGACACGGTTTCTATTTCAACCAGCAGCATATCAGAGTATTTGATGGAAACTTTGCCGGGTTGGCGAGTTGAAGATCTTCTTGACCTTGCCTATCCTGCCGATGGTTTCT AA
- the LOC122310924 gene encoding B-box zinc finger protein 20-like isoform X2 — protein sequence MKIQCDVCHKGEASVFCPADEAALCDGCDNSIHHANKLAGKHARFSLIHPSLKEVPICDICQERRAFLFCKEDRAILCRECDVPIHKANEHTQKHDRFLLAGVKLHASSSLYPTSTSSNGSEASIDTGIRSPQPSSRKRPDSFSNELFLSSPSGNAIPTTSKVEENQINDTVSISTSSISEYLMETLPGWRVEDLLDLAYPADGFCKNFDQSLPLGDQDLERNMGSFPSEDLAIWIPQALPQFHLFPETDFLKGFKESAKTNDVKVSSRKWTDDGFTVPQGPTKKRGR from the exons ATGAAGATTCAGTGCGACGTATGTCACAAAGGGGAGGCCTCTGTATTCTGCCCAGCGGATGAAGCCGCTCTTTGTGATGGCTGCGATAACAGCATCCACCACGCAAACAAACTTGCCGGTAAACACGCTCGCTTCTCTTTGATCCACCCATCCCTCAAGGAAGTCCCTATCTGCGATATTTGTCAG GAAAGGCGCGCCTTTCTTTTCTGCAAAGAAGATAGAGCAATTCTGTGCAGAGAATGTGACGTCCCAATTCACAAAGCCAATGAACATACCCAAAAACACGATAGGTTTCTTCTTGCAGGTGTAAAGCTCCACGCCTCTTCTTCTTTATAcccaacctcaacatcctctaATGGCTCTGAAGCAAGCATCGATACTGGGATCAGAAGCCCACAGCCTTCATCAAGAAAGAGACCAGACTCGTTTTCTAATGAATTGTTCCTCAGTTCTCCAAGTGGGAATGCAATTCCAACAACGAGCAAGGTTGAAGAAAATCAGATTAACGACACGGTTTCTATTTCAACCAGCAGCATATCAGAGTATTTGATGGAAACTTTGCCGGGTTGGCGAGTTGAAGATCTTCTTGACCTTGCCTATCCTGCCGATGGTTTCTGTAAG AACTTTGATCAATCTCTCCCGTTAGGGGATCAAGATCTTGAGAGAAATATGGGTTCTTTTCCATCTGAAGATTTGGCCATCTGGATTCCTCAAGCACTGCCTCAATTTCATCTCTTTCCCGAGACTGATTTTCTGAAGGGATTCAAGGAATCGGCAAAGACTAATGACGTAAAAGTGAGCAGCCGGAAATGGACTGACGATGGTTTTACAGTACCTCAA gGACCGACAAAAAAGAGAGGCAGATGA
- the LOC122310923 gene encoding kinesin-like protein KIN-7D, mitochondrial isoform X1 codes for MASSSRARSRSPFSHRKPSTPYSSASSTSSFMNSRIVPRSCSSSAASFFNSGSGLGSRSLTPSRSRSDSMYYGSHAYTNRSPVGFASDELIAESVDSPSSGDSISVTIRFRPLSEREYQRGDEIAWYADGDKLVRNEYNPATAYAFDRVFGPHTASQEVYEVAAKPVVKAAMEGVNGTVFAYGVTSSGKTHTMHGDHNSPGVIPLAIKDVFSIIQDTPGREFLLRVSYLEIYNEVINDLLDPTGQNLRVREDAQGTYVEGIKEEVVLSPGHALSFIAAGEEHRHVGSNNFNLLSSRSHTIFTLMIESSDHGDEYDGVIFSQLNLIDLAGSESSKTETTGLRRKEGSYINKSLLTLGTVIGKLSEGKASHVPYRDSKLTRLLQSSLSGHGHVSLICTVTPASSNMEETHNTLKFASRAKRVEIFASRNKIIDEKSLIKKYQREISILKQELDQLKRGMLVGINHEEIMTLKQKLEEGQVKMQSRLEEEEEAKAALMSRIQRLTKLILVSSKNTIPGYLGDIPSHQRSYSVGEDDKFDVLREGPLLLDGENQKDSMSSASAAPADDSFDFKHRRSSSKWSEELSPSGSAITESTQAGEIISGSKLVTGGMTMSDQMDLLVEQVKMLAGEIAFGTSTLKRLVEQSANDPDSSKTQIQNLEREIQEKRRQMRVLEQRIIESGEASIVNSSLVEMQQTVMRLMTQCNEKGFELEIKSADNRILQEQLQNKSLENKELQEKVNILEQRWVSFTSGKSSMSSEQCVSDVYIDELRKKIQSQESENEKLKLEHVQLSEDNSGLRVQNQKLAEEASYAKELASAAAVELKNLAGEVTKLSLQNAKLEKELLAARELAHSRSAAMQTVNGVNRKFNDGIRTGRKGRLAGRANEISGVVCDDFESWNLDHDDLKMELQARKQREAVLEAALAEKEFIEDECRKKIGEAKKREEALENDLANMWVLVAKLKKEGGVIPELNANEKNGEGTEYVSDVKPNEIESNPVLDERGVLGVSNPADEIPMEEPLVVRLKARMQEIKEKELKYLGSGDANSHTCKVCFESPTAAILLPCRHFCLCKSCSLACSECPLCRTKISDRLFAFTS; via the exons ATGGCCTCGTCCTCCCGAGCACGGAGCCGGTCGCCATTCTCACACCGCAAGCCCTCGACACCATACTCGTCCGCCTCATCTACCTCTTCTTTCATGAACAGCCGTATCGTGCCTCGCTCGTGCTCTTCCTCTGCTGCTTCGTTTTTCAATTCGGGCAGTGGGCTTGGCTCCCGATCCCTGACCCCGAGTCGCAGTCGCTCAGATTCAATGTATTATGGGTCGCATGCCTACACTAATCGGTCTCCGGTTGGGTTCGCTTCGGACGAGTTAATTGCAGAGTCGGTCGATTCGCCGAGCTCCGGAGATAGCATTTCGGTGACGATTCGGTTCAGGCCATTGAG TGAGAGGGAGTACCAGAGAGGGGACGAGATCGCGTGGTACGCGGACGGGGATAAACTTGTGAGGAACGAGTATAATCCAGCTACAGCTTATGCATTTG ATAGGGTTTTTGGACCGCATACGGCTTCACAAGAAGTATATGAAGTAGCGGCTAAGCCTGTTGTCAAGGCTGCAATGGAAGGTGTTAATG GAACTGTTTTTGCCTATGGCGTTACAAGTAGTGGGAAGACGCACACAATGCAT GGAGATCACAATTCTCCGGGTGTTATACCACTGGCAATAAAGGATGTTTTCAGCATTATCCAAGAT ACTCCAGGAAGAGAGTTCTTACTTCGTGTGTCATATCTTGAAATCTACAACGAG GTGATAAACGACTTGCTTGATCCAACCGGTCAGAATTTGCGCGTTAGAGAAGATGCACAG GGAACCTATGTTGAGGGTATAAAGGAAGAAGTTGTTTTATCTCCTGGGCATGCACTTTCTTTTATTGCTGCTGGGGAAG AGCACCGTCATGTTGGATCAAATAATTTCAATCTGTTGAGTAGCCGAAGCCACACCATATTTACACTG ATGATTGAAAGTAGTGACCATGGTGATGAATATGATGGAGTGATCTTTTCTCAACTC AATTTGATTGATCTAGCTGGATCTGAGAGCTCCAAAACTGAAACAACTGGACTACGGAGAAAGGAAGGATCTTACATAAACAAAAGCCTTCTAACTCTTGGAACG GTAATTGGAAAACTTAGTGAGGGGAAGGCATCTCATGTTCCTTACAGAGATTCTAAGCTTACTCGCCTTTTGCAATCTTCATTGAGTGGGCATGGGCATGTCTCG CTTATATGTACGGTTACTCCTGCATCAAGCAACATGGAGGAAACTCATAATACACTGAAGTTTGCAAGCAGGGCGAAGCGAGTGGAAATCTTTGCCTCACGTAATAAG ATTATCGATGAAAAATCTTTGATTAAGAAGTATCAAAGAGAAATTTCAATCCTCAAGCAAGAACTTGATCAGCTAAAAAGGGGGATGCTTGTCGGTATCAATCATGAGGAGATTATGACCTTAAAACAGAAG TTGGAAGAAGGTCAAGTGAAAATGCAATCGAGattggaggaagaagaggaagccAAGGCTGCTCTTATGAGTAGAATTCAAAGACTAACGAAGCTCATACTTGTCTCTTCAAAGAATACAATTCCTGGATATTTAGGAGATATTCCCAGTCATCAAAGGAGTTACTCTGTTGGTGAGGATGAT AAATTTGATGTGTTGCGAGAGGGTCCTTTGCTTTTAGATGGTGAGAATCAGAAAGATTCTATGTCATCTGCCTCAGCAGCTCCAGCAGAtgattcttttgattttaaacACAGAAGATCTTCCAGCAAGTGGAGTGAAGAACTGTCACCTTCTGGCAGTGCAATTACTGAATCAACTCAAGCTGGTGAAATTATCAGTGGTTCAAAATTGGTAACG GGAGGGATGACAATGTCAGATCAGATGGACCTTCTTGTTGAGCAAGTTAAAATGCTTGCTGGAGAAATTGCATTTGGCACCAGCACCCTTAAGCGCCTGGTAGAACAGTCTGCAAATGACCCTGATAGCTCAAAAACTCAG ATTCAAAACTTGGAACGTGAGATCCAAGAAAAGAGGAGGCAAATGAGGGTCTTAGAGCAGCGTATTATTGAGAGTGGTGAAGCTTCAATTGTTAATTCATCATTAGTTGAAATGCAGCAG ACTGTTATGAGATTGATGACCCAGTGTAATGAGAAAGGCTTTGAATTGGAG ATAAAATCAGCAGACAACCGTATCCTCCAGGAACAGCTGCAGAATAAG TCGTTGGAGAACAAGGAATTGCAAGAAAAAGTGAATATCCTTGAGCAGCGTTGGGTCTCATTCACTAGTGGTAAATCATCAATGTCTTCAGAACAGTGTGTATCTGATGTATATATTGATGAGCTGAGAAAGAAAATTCAGTCTCAG GAAAGTGAGAATGAGAAGCTTAAGCTGGAACATGTTCAGCTTTCAGAGGACAACAGTGGTTTACGTGTTCAGAACCAGAAATTGGCTGAGGAAGCTTCTTATGCCAAAGAATTGGCCTCTGCTGCTGCTGTAGAGCTGAAGAATTTGGCTGGTGAAGTGACAAAGCTCTCATTGCAGAATGCAAAACTTGAAAAAGAGTTGTTGGCTGCCCGAGAGTTGGCCCATTCTAGAAGTGCTGCTATGCAAACTGTGAATGGTGTCAACCGCAAGTTCAATGATGGAATAAGAACCGGAAGGAAAGGGAGGCTAGCTGGCCGTGCTAACGAAATTTCTGGAGTGGTCTGTGATGACTTTGAGTCATGGAATCTTGATCATGATGATCTAAAGATGGAACTGCAGGCAAGGAAACAAAGGGAGGCAGTGCTTGAGGCTGCCTTAGCTGAAAAGGAATTCATTGAAGATGAGTGTCGGAAAAAGATTGGAGAGGCAAAGAAAAGGGAGGAggctttagaaaatgatttggcAAACATGTGGGTGCTTGTTGCTAAGTTGAAGAAAGAGGGGGGAGTTATTCCTGAGTTGAACGCCAATGAGAAGAATGGTGAGGGAACGGAATATGTTAGTGATGTAAAACCAAATGAAATTGAAAGTAATCCTGTTCTTGATGAGAGAGGAGTATTGGGCGTTTCAAATCCAGCTGATGAAATTCCCATGGAAGAACCTCTAGTTGTTCGCCTAAAG GCGCGAATGCAAGAAATCAAGGAAAAGGAGCTCAAGTACCTGGGAAGTGGCGATGCCAATTCCCATACGTGTAAAGTATGTTTTGAATCACCAACTGCAGCAATTCTTCTCCCCTGTCGGCACTTTTGTT TGTGTAAATCTTGTTCGCTAGCCTGTTCCGAGTGTCCACTTTGTCGCACAAAAATTTCAGATAGGCTTTTTGCATTTACTTCTTGA
- the LOC122310924 gene encoding B-box zinc finger protein 20-like isoform X1 — protein sequence MKIQCDVCHKGEASVFCPADEAALCDGCDNSIHHANKLAGKHARFSLIHPSLKEVPICDICQERRAFLFCKEDRAILCRECDVPIHKANEHTQKHDRFLLAGVKLHASSSLYPTSTSSNGSEASIDTGIRSPQPSSRKRPDSFSNELFLSSPSGNAIPTTSKVEENQINDTVSISTSSISEYLMETLPGWRVEDLLDLAYPADGFCKNFDQSLPLGDQDLERNMGSFPSEDLAIWIPQALPQFHLFPETDFLKGFKESAKTNDVKVSSRKWTDDGFTVPQVSPPSLKKSRRFR from the exons ATGAAGATTCAGTGCGACGTATGTCACAAAGGGGAGGCCTCTGTATTCTGCCCAGCGGATGAAGCCGCTCTTTGTGATGGCTGCGATAACAGCATCCACCACGCAAACAAACTTGCCGGTAAACACGCTCGCTTCTCTTTGATCCACCCATCCCTCAAGGAAGTCCCTATCTGCGATATTTGTCAG GAAAGGCGCGCCTTTCTTTTCTGCAAAGAAGATAGAGCAATTCTGTGCAGAGAATGTGACGTCCCAATTCACAAAGCCAATGAACATACCCAAAAACACGATAGGTTTCTTCTTGCAGGTGTAAAGCTCCACGCCTCTTCTTCTTTATAcccaacctcaacatcctctaATGGCTCTGAAGCAAGCATCGATACTGGGATCAGAAGCCCACAGCCTTCATCAAGAAAGAGACCAGACTCGTTTTCTAATGAATTGTTCCTCAGTTCTCCAAGTGGGAATGCAATTCCAACAACGAGCAAGGTTGAAGAAAATCAGATTAACGACACGGTTTCTATTTCAACCAGCAGCATATCAGAGTATTTGATGGAAACTTTGCCGGGTTGGCGAGTTGAAGATCTTCTTGACCTTGCCTATCCTGCCGATGGTTTCTGTAAG AACTTTGATCAATCTCTCCCGTTAGGGGATCAAGATCTTGAGAGAAATATGGGTTCTTTTCCATCTGAAGATTTGGCCATCTGGATTCCTCAAGCACTGCCTCAATTTCATCTCTTTCCCGAGACTGATTTTCTGAAGGGATTCAAGGAATCGGCAAAGACTAATGACGTAAAAGTGAGCAGCCGGAAATGGACTGACGATGGTTTTACAGTACCTCAAGTGAGTCCTCCATCTCTGAAGAAATCAAGACGCTTTAGATAA